In the Glycine max cultivar Williams 82 chromosome 6, Glycine_max_v4.0, whole genome shotgun sequence genome, TAGTACGTATAATGTACTCAAGtgtatatttaaattgaaattgttttaaagaaactattttatcacaaaatttaaggaaaataattatttataaagaaGGTTCTATGAACATACATAATGGTTATTGATTACAGTATTTaagaacaaataatattttaaaaatatatatgaaaattgataaaaaaaataaaattattaattttcaaaaataaataagatgggTTAAgacatgtatattttttaagaagtctaactcaattgattaaacaaaatatatacgtgttataaatattttgatattgtgTTTAACtcctatcaataaaaaataagacatgtatatttttattaaacaaaacatGTTTTTAGTTCCTTTAAATATTGTAATAAAAGAAGTTCCTTTAAATATGGTTACATTTAATTGaagtcattcattttttttataattttgtcatttttagaaaaaaaaaacttgaatgaaTAGTACatgcaataataatataaaagtatttttcatcattaattaataataaactatCATAtgtaattgttaaattttataataatagtgtttagagttatataatttctcaaaattttgtttttggtataaTAAGGTGGTATCTAGATCTATTGGTCTCATTAATTAATGTTCATTGACCTTAACTGGGTGTTTAAGATAACTTTCaattatactaaaattaattccaaaaatcaaattaaagttaaaacaacaaataataactttttaaattttctacCGATTTTATAGTCTAATTTTTCTTATCAGTATTTTGAAAGtccaaattgatttaaaaaaatatccaaacacaCTGTACCACCAAATAGCTAAATAGCTAAAAAAGATGGATCCaaatatccaaacacactagtaCCACCAAATAGCTAAATAACTAATtaaggaataaaatattttcaaatattgtgACTAAATAGCTAAAAAAGATGAATCCCACAATCTTgttaaaagaaagagaattttaaataatcagTATAAAACATCTGGTACCACCAAATGCATACATCAATTTATATGAGATTGTTCTAATTGAGAgatcttatatttaatttttgaatatataacttatttaaattttaaatatttaagtacgttaaataattaatagaagAACTTTGTTGTCCATACTCAAACATCATTATCTCTAATAAAGAATAGATATAATCTAAGattaataatttatcttaaTTAACTATATAGAAAATTCCATACTCATAGGGACCTATTAAACTAAACAACAACTTGTAAGACCCAAAAACATAAATGAGAAAGAGACGGAGAAGAGGGAGAAAgaggaaagagaaaagagaaggagagagagaagttATGTTGACAACTTTAATATCCATTTTGATGTAATGTAAACTTCGTGTTGTTGTTTTGTGCGGTTTTCAATTTGAGGGGTCTTTCCtctttgttttttctctctctctgagTGAGAAAAAGCAAAATCTTCATTGAGAGAATGGCCCAGCACTGCGGATCCAAATCCCCATTCTTTTCTGCTTTTGTAAGGCATCTCACAAAGCAAAATATCACTTTTTGATTCCCAATTTCTTCtgggtctctctctctctctctctcctcttcaacattcattcatcaatgcctttcttctccttcttctgcAAACAATGACTCATCCGGTAAGTGTGtgacttcatttttttgtttctgttcaATGATGTCATGTTTCTCCACAACATttccttaattcatttttttttttggtttttaatttttcttctgtGTACTACTTTTTACTggcttcttcatcttctttcttccaaGTGGGGTGGTTGATTTTGACTtgttttgttgattcttttcaTAATGAGCTGTGTATTTCAGTGATTGGTGTAATTGGCTTCACTTGTGTAGTCTTTGTGGTTTTATGAATGAGATACTCTTGAGTATTCTTCCTGTTACTTTTTTAGGTTCATCAAATGAGTATTCTTCctgttactttttttggttcatCAAATGATTTTGATGGACCTTCTTTCAGTTTTgagaataaatatttgtttttttttttttttttgtatcattGGCTAGATTATCTGAAGGATGTATTTGATACCCTTGTCTTGAGCATCTGATTCTGATTGCAAAAGATGATTTGCTTGTGAGATTGTCTGGCCGAGAATTTTCTGATTGACTTGATACCATAACATTTGGCTTAACTCTATCTTATTCAGAAAAATCTTTTGATCGACCTTGCTGTTTCTCTGCTTTTCCTTCAGTGTATGTGTGTCCTGTGCTTATTATTAATAGCTTCATTGTACACTGCTCTTCTTTCGTGGTTCAATTGTACTTGTCAGTGTTAGTTTTGATGTTTCTTAATTTCTGGTTAGGAATTATTTACACCCTTTTGTAGATTGTCTTTTATTGAAGTGAAAAACGTTTGATATCTATCATGGCTAAAGTACAAATCCCCTTTTTGAGAAAGCCAATTGTGATCATAATTTTGGTTATTTGCTTCAGGGGTTTGTGTTTATCAGTTTCAATTTTCAATGCTTCTGCTAGATAGTTTGGTATTCCTTTCCGTTATCCATATAGAACATGCTCCAATTTTAGTTTAACCGAAATCAattctttgttaaaaaaattaaatgtttccTTTTGAAGGCAATGATGAATGGAATTAAATTTTTGGCCCTCCTGCATAGCATTACATGTGTTGATCGTGCCTCTATGTGAAGGCGGTTATAGACTCTTGTCTTCTCATCACCTGTTTTTCTTGTAGcctatatattttcatttttggggTGATGGAGAGGATTGTTTGGGGGCAAATTATTGTCTGAGAATATATACTGCTTGATGATGTTGACTTTTATTGGTGATGATGTCTAGTAATCTGTCATCTGTAGATTTATGCAAAATGCATATTATGTTAGATTAAATATGTGCAATGTAGGTTCCTTACAAGTGCTGAACTTTGGATACTAAATTGCACAATAGTGTAGAACATGCATCATTGAATTTGGCATGTTGCAGttctttttcttgctttttattttcttgttgtgCAGATGGACTCACATTTCTTTGGAGGACTTTACTGCTATGACGTCATATGGAAATGTCGTGATCTAGAATTATTCCGTGTTtgcaatttttcttcttccagtTAATCTAGCTGTAGAGTGAAATTCCCATGTAGGTTGTATGATCAGTTTACGAAACAGTCCAATTGAATCTAGTTATTCTATTTTTGGGTGCATACTTGGAGCAATCACTTTACTTATTAACCTACAATCTTGTATTCTCAGTAAATAAAAACCTATGAAAGCCAAAGTAAAGCAGGTGTCCCTTCTTTTTCGGcttaaattgtattttgttgttttaaaattatttatcaaataattctttgaaataattatttatcaaataatcatttttttttgcaggTTTTCATTCCCTTTGAAATGACGATACATTATCATATCTTGTTCAATTGAAACCTCTGCATTATCATCTATGGCATTAATGGGCATGAGTGCAAACAGGCAATGCAATAGCTATTTCCCAGGATATCATTCCCCAAGGTATCTTGTTTTTGGTGCCGAAGGAAGCACATGTACCTCATCTAATGGTAACAGTGAACGTGAGAATGACTGTTACCAACTTGGTTCCTTGCCATTGTCATCTGCCTGTCATCTTTTAGGATACAACAAGGAACTTCTGAAACAAACAATACTCCAGCATGAAGCGATATTTAGGGACCAAGTATGTTAGCTTCATGGTTTCATTTGTGTTTATTGTCTTACTCATTTCTACAGATAGCTGCCAagaatttctttttatgttttattagaaatataattaatggtGTAAGGAAAACATCTCCATGTTAAAGTATAATCCTTTGTCtacacaaattaataaattttcttaaactTTCCTATTTCAGTCATCATCAAACACGAGATTAAACATTTACCGTCTGCTGGTTCCTGAAATCATGATGCCGTGTAATTCTTTACTCTGATGCATTTTGAAATGGCAGCGAGGAGAATTTAATGCAATCTGTTAGGGTCAGAAGTAGGTTCTATAAGAAGAAATGTTAATCATATCtgtttatttattgattataaaaGTGAGGAACAATATAGGAATCttatttagaaaaacaaaaatgattctGAAATTTTTGTCAAATTCATCGAAAAAAAATACTCGTGGAAGTTTGTTGTTTGTGGCAAAAATATTATTCTCCTATTTTCTTGAATATTCATAAAGATCTTAActgtattttttaatgtttcaaCTATGCATTGCTGTTCAGATTCAAGAGCTTCACCGCATTTACCAGAAACAAAAGGAATTAATGGATGAAATTAAAAGGATTGAACTCCATAAACGTAGTTTAAGGTTGGAGACATCATTGTCAAGTTCCTCTTTGTATTACTCACAAAACATGCCTTGGTTGACTAGTCAATCATCTGTTTTAAATGCCGAGCTCATCCAATTACCATTGGCTTCTATGCAAGAAAAGAGCAGGGAATTATGTCCTACTCCTCTTGCTGTTCCTGCTCCAACTGCAATCAAAGAATCTTTAGAAGATACTAAACTATCAGGGTTGACTTGCAGAAAAGTTGGTAAGAAAATACTGGATCTTCAACTTCCAGCTGATGAGTACATTGATAGTGAAGGTGAATCTTGTGAGAATGAAAGGGTTATCAAACAGCCCCCACTGTCAACTTATACTTCAAATGGAATTTCTAAGGTTGTGTATAACACTGTTGAGAAACCATATAGAATCAATTCTAATGGTTTTGCTGACTTAAATTTACCATTTAAGCTTCAAAAAGAGACAGGTGTGGAGTCTGATGATTTTGGGGCCTCAATCCCTCACAGAAACCATACATTTCATGGTATGCTTGGGAGAATGACATCGGGTTCTCATAATTTTCCCAATGATGTCATCCCGAATTTGAAAAGAAGACAGGATCATGAAGCTTACCCAGATCTCCCACTACCAAATCAAGGGCAGAAACATGGATGGCTGCCCTCAGGTACTCATGCTGGTGAGAGCTTATCTCCGAAGTTGCATTGTAGTTATTATAATACATGTCTTGTACTAGTATACCTTTTCTAATATAGTGAACTCTTCATTTTCCAGGGCAAAATGGCAGTAACTTGGGTTTTCTTGCTAAATTTAATGATATGGAAAGCCAATCTGTTTCAATTGATTTCATAAGTAAGAAGCTGAAACAAGTTAACAATTGTCCATGTTTTCATTCGACATCTCAAATTGTCCCAGGATCTAGAACCAAGAGCCCTGCAGGAACTCATGATCCCACCAGTGGTGGTTTGCTTGGACCAAGCTATGCTTCATGCACATGTGCTCCTCACAAGCTTGTTTCTGATTCTGATATGAAAAGTTCTGGTATTTCACCATCAGTGTTATGGAAAAGTACTACATCTGGCCCTAATTTAGATCGTCGAAACTATCTACCACCAATTAGTGCTGGTGATCTAAACAGCGGTGACAACTTTGGTTCATCATCAGCTGGCCATGAGCTTAGGAAGTATGTTAAGGATTCGGAATATGTGGGGACTCACAAGAGCATAAACCTGAATATTATGCCTACTGGTTGTTTTGATACAACAGCTGCATCATTTCAAAGCGTTCAGATTACAGGTGAAGAAgataagtttcaagattcaagattgcCTTGGCTGAAAGCCAAGCCTGTACCTAAAGGAAAGCCCAATGAAGAAAGTCAAACCTCAACCCAAGTTGACTCCTTCCTTTTGAATCCTTATAAATCTGGGTGCATGCATTCTGATTTGATGTTCAGTAAGGTTGAAAAAAGTGACTTTTGTACAGACAAGACTCTTGCATTTGACCTTAATGGAAAGCCTCAGACATCCAAAGTCTTCCAGAGCCTGTTCAAGAATCATTGGATTGAAGAAATTAAGATATCCAATGTAAATTCACTTTGTGATAGTGATCCTGACATGGGGGAACAGGCACCTGCCATCGAACATTTCatgaagaatgagaagaaacaCAAGCATTTGGCAGGTATTCTTGACCTAAATTCATGCATGAACGAGGATGAGAATATGCCAATTGATATTGATTTACAAGCACCTGTAAGTCCAGAAAACAAGGAGTGTTCTCCACCCAGAGGAGAATCTGATGAAAACCAGCTTGAGATGCTCTTGCAATTGGCAGGGCAGGAGCAGGAGCAGGAACAGGAACAGGAGCAGGATCTGGAAGAACAAGAAGACCAAACCGGAATTGCAGCTGAGGCTTTGGTTTCCATATCAAAAACTGTGGCCTATGATGACCTCCAAATGACAACTTGTccatcatctgaatcttctgTAAGTAGTTCTCTCCATTGGTTTTCTGGAATTGTTTCTACAATAGTGGATCATTCACAGTGTGAGGTTAAGGAGGATTTCAATTGTACCATTAAAGATCTTGAGGACTTTCTGCCTGCTGACTTTGATTACTTTGAGTTCATGTCCTTGAATTTAACCGAGACAAAGGACCTAGATTATGGCTGCTATAAGAGTAGTGGCCCAAATGAGCAAGAAGGTGGATCTACTTCACCAATTCAACCAAGAAAGTGCCGAACAAACAGGAGGCGGCACGGAAACGACTTCCAAAGTGAAATTCTCCCGAGTCTTGCTTCTCTGTCACGATATGAGGTGACCGAAGATCTTCAAACCATCGGAGGTCTCGTGGAAGCTGCCAGAAGAACTCATTCAGCAACAGGTTGCCTAAGAAGCGCTGGCAGAAATGCATTGGCTAAGGGGAAGAGAAGGTCTTGTGCTTCAGCCTCTAACAACATCACAGACTTGCTGTTGAACTTGAAGGAAGTAAATATTGACACTGAAATTGCCATTGAGAAAATGGGATTCATAAGTTGGGGAAAGATTTGTAGAAAGCCAAGGGGGAAGAGAGTTCCTACCAGGAAACCCCACTTAATTTTTAGCCAAGTACATAACTAATTCTAAATTTAAAGTTCATGGACTTTTGGacgaggttttttttttttttatgaactatAGGATCGTCTTGTAAATGTCGTCATAGACAATTCATGGTATATGAAAGTATGTTAGAAGAATAGAAAAGGAACTCTTATGTCCAATTTACTTATTTGAATCAAATCCATTCTCTCCTTACAGAGATGCAATGACTTTTAATAATCTCCTTTGGTTGTTGCATTTTGGATCTATTGCCTCTTTAAAGCCATAAGCAATACCACATTTAGACTTATTATAGTAGAATATTATTGTTCAATGACTTCAATATGGAAATGTTCGTAAATATTGAGTGTTTTTTCTGTATAAATGTATTTTGTACTTGTTTTTAATGATTATTGTATTAGTATGAAGTATTTATTGTTAGAAGAGGGATTCATCTTCGTCGAAAACTGTAAACATATATAAGgtgaatatttttcttctattttcaacaTGATATATTTCATACCCAAAGCTAGGATTTGAATCATGGACAACTTGGTTAAATGACACAAGTCGCTATTGCTTGTATCAATCGTTGTTGGTGTATTTTTTTACTTCGTATATTTggtaagtataaaataaatggttaaatcaacttttaataataaaaatctttaaTGTCGTAAATAATGTTACCATGTGAGTCCAGATTGTTGAAGGATTGAAATTTTTCTAACACTGATGGTGTCACTTGAGTTTACTAATTTAGTGAAAATAATATGGTATGATATTTAATTCAAGAGATattgtgatattttattttaaatgacgGTTTGGTTACTTTCGTATGTCCTGATTTTCTATGTTTGGAGTAGGTAAGGGCATCTCCAACAATAGATTTCAATTTGAGATTTTAATTACTTGTTTGGTGGATCTCACCGTGTCACATTACTTTTAAGATCTCTTACATTTTTTACTCTAATAGTAAATTTCATTTTGAGATATCAAACCTTTTTTTGTAGACCTCACAAGGGACTCatcttctaatatttatttataaat is a window encoding:
- the LOC102666418 gene encoding uncharacterized protein isoform X2, with translation MALMGMSANRQCNSYFPGYHSPRYLVFGAEGSTCTSSNGNSERENDCYQLGSLPLSSACHLLGYNKELLKQTILQHEAIFRDQIQELHRIYQKQKELMDEIKRIELHKRSLRLETSLSSSSLYYSQNMPWLTSQSSVLNAELIQLPLASMQEKSRELCPTPLAVPAPTAIKESLEDTKLSGLTCRKVGKKILDLQLPADEYIDSEGESCENERVIKQPPLSTYTSNGISKVVYNTVEKPYRINSNGFADLNLPFKLQKETGVESDDFGASIPHRNHTFHGMLGRMTSGSHNFPNDVIPNLKRRQDHEAYPDLPLPNQGQKHGWLPSGQNGSNLGFLAKFNDMESQSVSIDFISKKLKQVNNCPCFHSTSQIVPGSRTKSPAGTHDPTSGGLLGPSYASCTCAPHKLVSDSDMKSSGISPSVLWKSTTSGPNLDRRNYLPPISAGDLNSGDNFGSSSAGHELRKYVKDSEYVGTHKSINLNIMPTGCFDTTAASFQSVQITGEEDKFQDSRLPWLKAKPVPKGKPNEESQTSTQVDSFLLNPYKSGCMHSDLMFSKVEKSDFCTDKTLAFDLNGKPQTSKVFQSLFKNHWIEEIKISNVNSLCDSDPDMGEQAPAIEHFMKNEKKHKHLAGILDLNSCMNEDENMPIDIDLQAPVSPENKECSPPRGESDENQLEMLLQLAGQEQEQEQEQEQDLEEQEDQTGIAAEALVSISKTVAYDDLQMTTCPSSESSVSSSLHWFSGIVSTIVDHSQCEVKEDFNCTIKDLEDFLPADFDYFEFMSLNLTETKDLDYGCYKSSGPNEQEGGSTSPIQPRKCRTNRRRHGNDFQSEILPSLASLSRYEVTEDLQTIGGLVEAARRTHSATGCLRSAGRNALAKGKRRSCASASNNITDLLLNLKEVNIDTEIAIEKMGFISWGKICRKPRGKRVPTRKPHLIFSQVHN
- the LOC102666418 gene encoding uncharacterized protein isoform X1, whose amino-acid sequence is MALMGMSANRQCNSYFPGYHSPRYLVFGAEGSTCTSSNGNSERENDCYQLGSLPLSSACHLLGYNKELLKQTILQHEAIFRDQIQELHRIYQKQKELMDEIKRIELHKRSLRLETSLSSSSLYYSQNMPWLTSQSSVLNAELIQLPLASMQEKSRELCPTPLAVPAPTAIKESLEDTKLSGLTCRKVGKKILDLQLPADEYIDSEGESCENERVIKQPPLSTYTSNGISKVVYNTVEKPYRINSNGFADLNLPFKLQKETGVESDDFGASIPHRNHTFHGMLGRMTSGSHNFPNDVIPNLKRRQDHEAYPDLPLPNQGQKHGWLPSGTHAGQNGSNLGFLAKFNDMESQSVSIDFISKKLKQVNNCPCFHSTSQIVPGSRTKSPAGTHDPTSGGLLGPSYASCTCAPHKLVSDSDMKSSGISPSVLWKSTTSGPNLDRRNYLPPISAGDLNSGDNFGSSSAGHELRKYVKDSEYVGTHKSINLNIMPTGCFDTTAASFQSVQITGEEDKFQDSRLPWLKAKPVPKGKPNEESQTSTQVDSFLLNPYKSGCMHSDLMFSKVEKSDFCTDKTLAFDLNGKPQTSKVFQSLFKNHWIEEIKISNVNSLCDSDPDMGEQAPAIEHFMKNEKKHKHLAGILDLNSCMNEDENMPIDIDLQAPVSPENKECSPPRGESDENQLEMLLQLAGQEQEQEQEQEQDLEEQEDQTGIAAEALVSISKTVAYDDLQMTTCPSSESSVSSSLHWFSGIVSTIVDHSQCEVKEDFNCTIKDLEDFLPADFDYFEFMSLNLTETKDLDYGCYKSSGPNEQEGGSTSPIQPRKCRTNRRRHGNDFQSEILPSLASLSRYEVTEDLQTIGGLVEAARRTHSATGCLRSAGRNALAKGKRRSCASASNNITDLLLNLKEVNIDTEIAIEKMGFISWGKICRKPRGKRVPTRKPHLIFSQVHN